In one Lolium rigidum isolate FL_2022 chromosome 3, APGP_CSIRO_Lrig_0.1, whole genome shotgun sequence genomic region, the following are encoded:
- the LOC124694791 gene encoding putative cyclin-dependent kinase F-2 — protein sequence MAARKRPAAGQATTAQGSATQGRKRSRTDEYDDVACLGEGGFGAVVMARNRATGKTVAIKRLSTPSATSVADLQREAGFLRACSGNPYVVGFEALVVHPATGRLSLVMEHVAGPNLHNFLWDRRHGQPLPEPTVRAFMWKLLTGAKMMHARHVVHRDIKPANILVGQDGELVKICDLGLAVSMVEPPPYTQAGTPFYTAPEMLLQKPDYDTLVDTWSLGCVMAEMLAGGKALFPRGEDDYVDEISQLWNIIRVLGMPDERTWPGFDSLPLALALQLLPLPAGHEHNRLRDLFPEEKLSHEGFQVLQGLLTCNPDKRLTAAKALKHPWFAAPRPAAAAVALPRKKATPLSFIPPAVPEKNVLKNPVAMWNAQRV from the coding sequence ATGGCCGCCCGCAAGCGacccgccgccggccaagcgacGACCGCCCAAGGATCGGCGACACAAGGACGCAAGAGGAGCCGCACCGACGAGTACGACGACGTGGCCTGCCTCGGCGAGGGCGGCTTCGGCGCCGTCGTCATGGCGCGCAACCGCGCCACCGGCAAGACCGTCGCCATCAAGCGCCTCTCCACGCCGTCCGCGACCAGCGTCGCCGACCTCCAGCGCGAGGCCGGGTTCCTCAGGGCCTGCAGCGGGAACCCCTACGTGGTCGGCTTCGAGGCCCTGGTGGTGCACCCGGCCACCGGCCGCCTCTCCCTCGTCATGGAGCACGTCGCCGGGCCGAACCTCCACAATTTCCTCTGGGACAGGCGCCACGGCCAGCCGCTGCCGGAGCCCACGGTGCGCGCCTTTATGTGGAAGCTGCTCACCGGCGCCAAGATGATGCACGCCCGCCACGTCGTCCACCGCGACATCAAGCCGGCCAACATCCTCGTCGGCCAAGACGGGGAGCTCGTCAAGATCTGCGATCTCGGGCTCGCGGTTTCCATGGTCGAGCCTCCGCCCTACACCCAGGCCGGCACCCCGTTCTACACGGCACCAGAGATGCTGCTGCAGAAGCCGGACTACGACACGCTCGTGGACACTTGGTCGCTCGGCTGCGTCATGGCCGAGATGCTCGCCGGCGGCAAGGCGTTGTTCCCTCGCGGAGAAGATGACTACGTAGACGAGATATCACAGCTGTGGAACATAATCCGAGTGCTCGGCATGCCAGACGAGAGGACGTGGCCGGGGTTCGACTCTCTGCCGCTCGCCTTGGCGCTGCAACTGCTACCGCTACCGGCGGGGCACGAGCACAACAGGCTGCGGGATCTGTTCCCCGAAGAGAAGCTGTCACACGAAGGATTCCAGGTGCTGCAAGGCCTTCTCACGTGCAACCCCGACAAGCGACTCACGGCGGCCAAGGCGCTCAAACACCCATGGTTCGCTGCTCCTCGtcctgctgccgccgccgtcgcgttgCCCAGAAAGAAGGCGACTCCCCTCAGTTTCATCCCACCGGCGGTACCAGAGAAGAACGTACTCAAGAATCCAGTGGCGATGTGGAACGCACAACGAGTGTAA
- the LOC124696432 gene encoding 50S ribosomal protein L18-like, giving the protein MYCILSVFLRAGVVVHRRVYPRIEATARHGARKENAKVRNRRHQKKFNGTATKPRLSVFCSNRQLYAMLVDDHGKRMLFYASTLQEAICGDPSCSTVEAARRVGEELVKACKELEVSEVSCYDRNGFARGEKMMAFEDPIAQHGFLPR; this is encoded by the exons ATGTACTGCATACTCTCCGTCTTTCTGCGTGCAGGCGTGGTTGTGCACAGGCGAGTGTATCCCAGGATCGAAGCCACAGCGAGGCACGGCGCACGGAAAGAGAACGCCAAGGTCAGGAACCGCAGGCACCAGAAAAAG TTCAACGGCACGGCAACCAAGCCCAGGCTGTCTGTCTTCTGCTCCAACAGGCAGCTCTATGCCATGCTTGTCGACGACCATGGCAAGAGGATGCTCTTCTATGCCAGCACCCTGCAGGAGGCCATCTGCGGCGACCCTTCATGCAGCACCGTG GAGGCTGCTCGGAGGGTCGGGGAGGAGCTCGTCAAGGCGTGCAAGGAGCTGGAAGTCTCCGAGGTCTCGTGCTACGACCGCAACGGCTTCGCCCGAGGGGAGAAGATGATGGCGTTCGAGGATCCGATCGCGCAGCATGGGTTCCTGCCGAGATAG